The nucleotide sequence GGCTAAGGGCATAGAAATCATTCCTTTGAAAAATGTAAAGGAATTGTACGAACACATCGTATGAATTCAGGATTCAGGAGTCAGAATTCAGAATAGAACCTGAAAAACTATATGCTTTTCTTTTATATTTTTAACTTCTGGATTCTGAATGCTGTCAGCTGAATTCTGAGTTTTAATTACGGCATTGAAAATTTTCTTCCCCTTGGCCTTATCGTGAGGACAGGACAGGGGGATTTTCTTACAACCTTTTCAGCAACACTTCCTATAAGGATATGTTCAATACCGCTCCTGCCGTGTGTTCCCATCACCACAAGGTCAATGTCTTCCTCTTTTATATAATCTATTATCTCGACGAACGTAACACCTGTTTTGACAATCTTCTTTAGAGGCATATCTATATCTTTTGTTACCTTTTCAAAATCCTTTTCTACCTCTTTTTCTATGTTTTTCTCAATTGCTACAAGATTTTCAGGGGTAAGAAAGGATTCATAGGGGGTGAAATAGTTTAAGTTTGGTATTATGTGTATTAAATGAA is from Pseudomonadota bacterium and encodes:
- a CDS encoding universal stress protein, with translation MFKKIVCPIDFSEFTDEILKYAVNITKKFNAELHLIHIIPNLNYFTPYESFLTPENLVAIEKNIEKEVEKDFEKVTKDIDMPLKKIVKTGVTFVEIIDYIKEEDIDLVVMGTHGRSGIEHILIGSVAEKVVRKSPCPVLTIRPRGRKFSMP